The window GCCGAGTTCCAGTGAGCTCGgtattttgaaaaaatcaaaaagcGTATTTAAAAGttccaaaaaaatctgaaaaaaatatcATGAAAACTTATATATATTCTGCAAGAACGTGTTAAATTTCGTCGAAAAATGTTGTGATTGTAGGCTGTACAAAAATAACAAATTTCTGgcccaataacaaaaataaaaggccCATTAAAAATGTGTATTTGTCTTTTTTCTGTAGGCCACATGTAAACGTATAATACTGTGAAATTTTGCATATACATAGTATACATGTGCATGTGTGTTCAAAAAATAAATTTGGAATTTTTCGTGCtccagaaaaataaaaaatgaaaacgaGCTCACTGGAGCTCGGCCTCCGATGGCATTTTCCGCGGCTGCCTGCTGCTTCTGCTGAGACGACTCGGAGCAAGTACGTAAAATTGATCCCCAAATCCTCTCACGGCAGCACGGCCTCCCGCTCCCACAAGCGGCGGCCGGCGGGACGAACGTGGGGTTGGCGGCGGCCAAAGCACGCACTTCCAGTGCACTGCGGCCGTACGCGCTCGCCAGGTCGAGCCGACAAGGCCGGCGGAGCCAGGTCCAGCTGGAGGAGCCGAGGGAGTCCGACCCCCTCAGCTGCACTCAAGGTGTTCGTCGGATTGCCTCCCCGGCTCAAGTGGCCGAACGTTCGGTGCTTCCTTGGTGGCACGCGCCTGTAGCACGGGTGGTCACAGCACCCAGCAAGGGGCGGGCGGAAGAGGCGAGGAGAGGGTGCTTCGCCGGCCATGTCATCTCTGGCGAGCCGGCCGCCTCTCTCCGCGCTGCCAGACGGCGTTTCCCTGGCACCGGCATTGGTGAAGAAGACCGTCGGCGCCAAGTTCCTTCGCAGCAGCAGCAGCTTTGGCCGTCGGTTTACTGCTCGGGTCTCTTGCGCGCGGCCATCCAGCAGAGGTCTCGCCAAGGAATGTAAGCAGCAGGCGTATGAAGAGGACGCCGCTGCGGATCATGAAGATGGGACTTTGGAATGGGGCAAGGACGAGGTTGAAGCCATCTCGGCGCTGTTTGCCCGTCCGATGCGCTGGAGGCCGGTGAAGCCGCCAAACCCGGCGGCACAGCGGCCTCTCCCACTGCCGCTGCCCCACAAGACGGGGCCGCCCGTCACTCCGACACCGACGCAGCACATCCGGCTGGCATCCCGCTCCTCGTTCAGCGACAAGGTGCGCAAGAACCCCGAGGTCCTCGTCGGGATTGCCAAGGAGATCGCCGCGCTCCCGCCGGAGTCCGATGTGTGCAAAGTGCTGGACCGTTGGGTCCACTTCCTCCGGAAAGGCTCCCTGTCCATGACCATCCGGGAGCTCGGGCACATGGGACTTCCCGAGAGGGCGCTCCAGACGCTGTGTTGGGCACAGGGGCAGAAGGCGGTGCCTCTGTTCCCTGATGACCAGATCCTCGCTTCGACCGTCGAGGTTTTGGCGCGCTTCGACGAGCTGAAGATGGAGTCCGCACTTGAGGAGTGCGTCCCCTCGGCGAGCCGCGCTGTCCTCGAAGCCATGGCGAGTGGGTTCATCAGGGCAGGCAAAGTAGGCCTAGCACGCAAGCTCCTTGAACTTGCCAGGATGAACAAGAGGACACTGCACCCGAGCATCTATGCGAAGCTGATTCTGGAGGTTGCCCGGACACCTGAAGGCTACGGACTCACTGCTGCTCTGCTCGACGAGCTCGGTGAGAGGCCGGACTTTGACCTGCGACTGCAGGACTGCACGGCTGTGATGAAGGTCTGCATAAAGCTCAGGCGGTATGCAGCCGTGGAGAGCCTGTTCAGCTGGTTCAGAGGGTCTGGCAGGGACCCAACTGCGGTGATGTACACGACAGTGATCCACAGCCGCTCCCGTGACGGGAGACACCGGGAGGCGTTGGCCCTGGTTTGGGAAATGGAGCAGGCAAACTGTCTTCTTGACCTGCCGGCGTACCGGGTCATTGTGAAGCTGTGTGTGGCATTGCATGATCTGGAAAGGACTTTTCGGTACCTTTCGAGGTTGAAGGAGGCTGGGTTCGTTCCGACCAGAGACATATACTGTAATGTGATTGAAGGCTATGCCGCAGCGGGGAGGATGGCCAAGCGCCGGCAGCTGATCAGGGAGGCTGAGTCAACCGGCGTGTTGCTGGACAGGAGGCTGGTTTCAAGCTTGTCTGAGATGGGTGGTGGACGTTCTTGAACCATTGGAAAAGTAAAAGTCCAGGCTTGTGTAATTATCTATAGGTGGAAAAGTAAAAGTCCAGGCTGAGTCGATTGATGGTGAGATAATGTCGTTTGTTATCAAATGATGTAAGTAGCTTATTTTCCTCTATTTTTTCTCTATGCTACTTTGGATTTATTATTTCTTTGATCCTCTTTGTTGCACACAAATTGAACTTCTATTAGCTTGCTGGCCCCAGGGGGGAAACGATCTTACGTGAGCCTGCATTGGAAGTTGTGTTCTTGGTTTGTGGTTCTTGCTGTTTGATTACTGTCTAATTTGTGATTAGTGTAGAAGTAGTGAGAGTTTTAGCCAAGCAAAATGACAGGTTTCTCTTTGCCTCAGTCTCTCATGGAATAGGAGTCGTTGTGCTGCTAGAAAACCATCACTTCCTGGTTCTCGTGCTGTTTGCGGGCTACTTACTCTGGGGCTGGTGAGCGAGGCCAGGTGAACACATTTTTCCTTGGTTGAATTAGTCAGTTGGTCCTCCTTGCTCCTGTAGTATTCTTACTGCTGAGTGATTGAGTTCTGTTTGTTATTGGCCATGGCTGACTGTTTTACTGTATTATATTGTATGCTTCTTTTTATGCTGCGACTATCCTTTTTGAAGAAAGTAAAGCTGTCATGCTTTATGGTGAGGTTAATCATATACATGTGTGTGTTGCAGGTGGGATGAGGTGGGACGACGATATTGTATTCAAGAGCCAGGCTCGTGGAGAGACCAAGATCAACGACACCATCAGAAGTGATTTTCACCGCAAGTTTCTGCATAGGTACATCAAATGATGCCACTGTATGCTTTATGTTGTATGCTGATATGTTACCCTGTTCATAAGTGTAAAGAAAAAATCCACTGCTTGTGTATTACTGATGCTTTGCTGTGACCTCAT is drawn from Triticum dicoccoides isolate Atlit2015 ecotype Zavitan chromosome 4A, WEW_v2.0, whole genome shotgun sequence and contains these coding sequences:
- the LOC119287100 gene encoding pentatricopeptide repeat-containing protein At2g01860-like → MSSLASRPPLSALPDGVSLAPALVKKTVGAKFLRSSSSFGRRFTARVSCARPSSRGLAKECKQQAYEEDAAADHEDGTLEWGKDEVEAISALFARPMRWRPVKPPNPAAQRPLPLPLPHKTGPPVTPTPTQHIRLASRSSFSDKVRKNPEVLVGIAKEIAALPPESDVCKVLDRWVHFLRKGSLSMTIRELGHMGLPERALQTLCWAQGQKAVPLFPDDQILASTVEVLARFDELKMESALEECVPSASRAVLEAMASGFIRAGKVGLARKLLELARMNKRTLHPSIYAKLILEVARTPEGYGLTAALLDELGERPDFDLRLQDCTAVMKVCIKLRRYAAVESLFSWFRGSGRDPTAVMYTTVIHSRSRDGRHREALALVWEMEQANCLLDLPAYRVIVKLCVALHDLERTFRYLSRLKEAGFVPTRDIYCNVIEGYAAAGRMAKRRQLIREAESTGVLLDRRLVSSLSEMGGGRS